In Prionailurus viverrinus isolate Anna chromosome C2, UM_Priviv_1.0, whole genome shotgun sequence, one DNA window encodes the following:
- the FAIM gene encoding fas apoptotic inhibitory molecule 1, with the protein MTDLVAVWDVALSDGVHKIEFEHGTTSGKRVVYVDGKEEIRKEWMFKLVGKETFCVGAAKTKATINIDAISGFAYEYTLEINGKSLKKYMENRSKTTNTWVLHLDGEDFRVVLEKDTMDVWCNGKRMETAGEFVDDGTETHFSVGNHDCYIKAVSSGKRKEGIIHSLIVDDREIPEILE; encoded by the exons ATGACGGATCTCGTAGCCGTTTGGGATGTTGCTTTAAGTGATGGAGTCCATAAGATTGAATTTGAACATGGGACCACATCAGGCAAACGAGTGGTATATGTAGATGGGAAG GAAGAGATAAGAAAAGAATGGATGTTCAAATTAGTGGGCAAAGAAACCTTCTGCGTTGGAGCTGCAAAGACAAAAGCAACGATAAATATAGATGCTATCAGTGGATTTGCATATGAATATACTCTGGAAATTAATGGGAAGAGTCTCAAGAAGTATATGGAGAACAGGTCAAAAACCACCAATACTTGGGTATTACATTTGGATGGTGAGGACTTTAGAGTCGTTTTGG aaaaagacaCTATGGACGTATGGTGTAATGGTAAAAGAATGGAGACAGCA GGTGAGTTTGTAGATGACGGGACTGAAACTCACTTCAGTGTTGGGAACCATGACTGTTACATAAAGGCTGTCAGTAGTGGGAAGCGGAAAGAAGGGATTATCCATAGTCTCATTGTGGATGATAGAGAAATTCCGGAGATTCTTGAATGA